The following proteins come from a genomic window of Musa acuminata AAA Group cultivar baxijiao chromosome BXJ1-7, Cavendish_Baxijiao_AAA, whole genome shotgun sequence:
- the LOC135679801 gene encoding probable UDP-arabinopyranose mutase 1, protein MALMKDEVDIVIPTIRTLDFLESWRPFFQPYHLIIVQDGDPSKTIKVPEGFDYDLYNRDDINRILGPKASCISYKESACRCFGFLISKKKYIYTIDDDCFVAKDPSGKEIDAVEQHIQNLITPSTPFFFNTLYDPYREGADFVRGYPFSMRSGVPTAVSHGLWLNIPDYDAPTQLVKPRERSTRYVDAVITIPKGTLYPMCGMNLAFDRELIGAAMYFGLLGDGQPFKRYDDMLAGWLSKVVCDHLGLGVKTGLPYIWHSKASDPFVNLKKEFNGLFWQEELIPFFQSVVLPKECTTAQQCYLELAKLVKENLASIDPYFIRLADAMVTWIEAWDEFNPPKPAA, encoded by the exons ATGGCATTGATGAAGGATGAGGTGGACATCGTGATCCCGACGATACGGACCTTGGATTTCCTGGAGTCATGGCGGCCCTTCTTCCAGCCGTACCACCTCATCATCGTTCAGGACGGGGACCCGAGCAAGACGATCAAGGTGCCGGAGGGGTTCGACTACGATCTCTACAACCGGGACGACATCAACCGCATCCTCGGCCCCAAGGCCTCCTGCATCTCCTACAAGGAGTCCGCCTGCCGCTGCTTCGGCTTCTTGATCTCCAAGAAGAAGTACATCTACACCATCGACGACGACTGCTTC GTTGCTAAGGATCCCTCCGGGAAGGAGATCGACGCGGTGGAACAGCACATCCAGAATCTCATCACCCCATCCACTCCCTTCTTCTTCAACACCCTATACGACCCCTACCGCGAAGGAGCAGACTTCGTTCGTGGGTACCCTTTCAGCATGCGCAGTGGTGTTCCGACGGCGGTTTCGCATGGCCTGTGGCTCAACATTCCCGACTACGACGCTCCCACGCAGCTCGTCAAGCCTCGTGAGAGGAGCACCAG GTACGTGGATGCGGTGATCACGATTCCCAAGGGGACGTTGTACCCCATGTGCGGCATGAACCTGGCGTTCGACCGTGAACTCATCGGCGCTGCGATGTACTTTGGACTTTTGGGTGACGGCCAGCCCTTCAAGCGTTACGACGACATGTTGGCTGGATGGTTGAGCAAG GTAGTGTGCGATCACTTGGGATTGGGGGTCAAGACGGGACTGCCCTACATCTGGCACAGTAAGGCCAGCGACCCATTCGTGAACCTGAAAAAGGAGTTCAACGGCCTCTTCTGGCAAGAGGAGCTCATTCCCTTCTTCCAGTCGGTGGTCCTTCCCAAGGAGTGCACCACAGCACAGCAGTGCTACCTTGAACTGGCCAAGCTCGTCAAGGAAAACCTCGCCAGCATCGACCCTTACTTCATCAGGCTTGCAGACGCGATGGTCACATGGATCGAGGCTTGGGACGAGTTCAACCCCCCGAAACCAGCTGCCTAA
- the LOC135678065 gene encoding serine/threonine-protein kinase 1-like isoform X2 has protein sequence MAFSPRASSSSSRGRHGRRSDLYSTVVIHGDDDGGSEPDAAAGDDDEEEEASSLPPLLQRVPKDFGAAVDDDDDEDEGGDFSGTFIVKRDSLLSHSPTARRTLRSPFLDLKRASPRSRGGEQDDPYSTFLIRSTSRESSLSESVSGTVVRRTGGGGGGFGSPFTSGAVEELRMGEGGGFRQSQWEEGKQQHQQQQSQRRKASVSSVPDSVAREDPSSKYELLHELGKGSYGAVYKARDLKTSELVAVKVISLTEGEEGYEDIRGEIEMLQQCSHPNVVRYFGSYQGEEYLWIIMEYCGGGSIADLMNTTEEPLDENQIAYICREALKGLSYLHSIFKVHRDIKGGNILLTEQGEVKLGDFGVAAQLTRTMSKRNTIIGTPHWMAPEVIQESRYDGKVDVWALGVTAIEMAEGLPPRYAVHPMRVLFMISGEPAPMLEDKEKWSLLFHDFIAKCLTKDPRLRPTATEMLKHKFIEKCNWGASKMLPKIKKSRQIRAAMAAQTQNQQSGSESVAQGITTQINENYGDTVPSRPKSYPLNEDGVLGKSEIGRSTEPDTGEFGTIIVHHEVGVSDEIIESPISTKPEFISGLGDISSFTHDPRRDRPIDFWVENLSGTLVAKKTDTEEKPDSQAIQEQLAPSFGFPEEIAHSDEQHSLVNNAAIPASKAKRSTLKSASISRKAFSVQDKIRSIYAAGNTVPIPFLKATDISPLALVSENVVGDSVQESSGHAALEAVKELFSGDGQSKKGRKGQNEIQLPPGVHQRLTTSPTLMNLAQALAYHKRCYEDMPLQELQAAQEKQTIQNLCETLRTILRL, from the exons ATGGCGTTCTCCCCGAGGGCGTCGTCTTCGTCCTCCCGCGGCCGCCACGGTCGGCGCTCCGATCTTTACTCCACCGTCGTTATCCATGGAGACGACGACGGCGGATCCGAACCGGATGCCGCCGCCGGGGACGACGACGAAGAGGAGGAAGCCTCTTCCCTCCCTCCCCTCCTCCAGCGCGTTCCCAAGGACTTCGGCGCCGccgtcgacgacgacgacgacgaggacgaAGGCGGCGATTTCTCTGGCACATTCATCGTGAAGCGCGATTCGCTGCTGTCTCACTCCCCCACCGCCCGCCGCACCCTCCGGTCACCGTTCTTGGATCTGAAACGTGCCAGCCCTAGGAGCAGGGGGGGCGAACAGGACGATCCTTACTCCACGTTCTTGATCCGTTCTACATCGAGGGAATCGAGCCTGAGTGAGTCCGTGTCGGGGACCGTCGTCCGCAGGACGGGCGGCGGTGGAGGTGGGTTTGGGTCACCGTTTACGAGCGGGGCGGTGGAGGAATTGAGAATGGGGGAGGGAGGAGGCTTTAGACAATCCCAATGGGAGGAGGGGAAACAGCAACATCAGCAGCAGCAGTCCCAGAGGAGGAAGGCGTCCGTGAGTTCGGTGCCTGATAGCGTTGCCAGGGAGGATCCTTCATCCAAGTATGAATTGCTCCATGAGCTAG GCAAAGGTTCTTATGGTGCAGTGTACAAAGCTAGGGATTTAAAGACTTCAGAGCTTGTTGCAGTCAAAGTGATATCCTTGACTGAAGGG GAAGAGGGTTATGAAGATATCCGTGGAGAAATTGAAATGCTGCAGCAATGTAGTCATCCAAATGTTGTCCGCTATTTTGGGAGCTACCAGGGAGAGGAATACCTATGG ATAATAATGGAATATTGTGGTGGAGGAAGCATTGCTGATTTGATGAATACTACAGAGGAGCCTCTAGATGAGAACCAAATCGCATATATATGTCGAGAAGCTTTAAAG GGGCTTTCATATTTACACTCAATTTTTAAGGTCCATAGGGACATTAAGGGTGGCAATATTTTGCTTACGGAGCAAGGAGAGGTAAAGTTGG GTGATTTTGGTGTTGCTGCCCAACTTACAAGAACGATGTCAAAACGCAACACG ATTATTGGCACTCCACATTGGATGGCTCCAGAAGTTATTCAAGAAAGTCGTTATGATGGAAAG GTAGATGTTTGGGCTCTTGGTGTCACAGCAATCGAAATGGCGGAG GGGCTACCTCCAAGATATGCGGTGCATCCAATGAGA GTGCTATTTATGATTTCCGGTGAACCTGCTCCAATGCTTGAGGACAAAGAAAAATG GTCACTTCTTTTCCATGATTTTATTGCCAAGTGCTTGACAAAAGATCCCCGGTTACGCCCTACTGCAACTGAGATGTTGAAG CACAAGTTCATTGAAAAATGTAATTGGGGAGCTTCAAAGATGTTGCCTAAGATAAAAAAATCAAGGCAAATTAGGGCAGCAATGGCTGCACAGACACAGAATCAGCAATCCGGAAGTGAAAGT GTAGCGCAGGGAATAACTACACAGATTAATGAAAACTATGGAGATACTGTTCCTTCAAGGCCTAAGAGTTACCCACTTAATGAGGATGGTGTTTTAGGGAAGTCTGAAATAGGCCGTAGCACCGAACCTGATACAG gtgaatttggtaccatcatagtCCATCATGAAGTTGGAGTCAGTGATGAAATTATTGAATCCCCTATCTCTACGAAACCAGAATTCATTTCTGGACTTGGTGACATCAGTTCTTTTACTCATGATCCAAGGAGAGACAGACCCATAGATTTCTG GGTGGAAAACTTGAGTGGGACGCTTGTTGCCAAAAAGACTGATACGGAGGAGAAGCCTGATTCCCAGGCAATACAGGAACAGTTGGCGCCGTCATTTGGCTTTCCTGAGGAGATAGCACATTCAGATGAGCAACACAGCTTAGTCAACAATGCTGCAATTCCTGCCAGTAAAGCTAAGCGCAGCACCTTGAAAAGTGCAAGTATTAGCCGTAAAGCCTTTTCAGTACAAGATAAG ATCCGGTCTATCTATGCTGCTGGCAACACAGTACCCATTCCTTTTCTTAAGGCAACCGACATATCTCCTCTTGCACTTGTTTCGGAGAATGTAGTGGGGGATAGCGTGCAGGAATCAAGTGGCCATGCTGCCTTGGAGGCAGTGAAAGAACTTTTCAGTGGTGATGGACAATCTAAAAAAGGACGCAAAGGGCAAAATGAG ATCCAGCTTCCTCCAGGGGTACATCAGAGATTGACTACAAGTCCAACATTGATGAATCTAGCTCAGGCTTTAGCTTATCATAAAAG GTGCTATGAGGATATGCCTCTCCAAGAGCTTCAAGCAGCACAAGAAAAGCAGACTATTCAAAACCTTTGTGAGACGCTCCGTACAATTCTGAGGCTATAG
- the LOC135678065 gene encoding serine/threonine-protein kinase 1-like isoform X1 — protein MAFSPRASSSSSRGRHGRRSDLYSTVVIHGDDDGGSEPDAAAGDDDEEEEASSLPPLLQRVPKDFGAAVDDDDDEDEGGDFSGTFIVKRDSLLSHSPTARRTLRSPFLDLKRASPRSRGGEQDDPYSTFLIRSTSRESSLSESVSGTVVRRTGGGGGGFGSPFTSGAVEELRMGEGGGFRQSQWEEGKQQHQQQQSQRRKASVSSVPDSVAREDPSSKYELLHELGKGSYGAVYKARDLKTSELVAVKVISLTEGEEGYEDIRGEIEMLQQCSHPNVVRYFGSYQGEEYLWIIMEYCGGGSIADLMNTTEEPLDENQIAYICREALKGLSYLHSIFKVHRDIKGGNILLTEQGEVKLGDFGVAAQLTRTMSKRNTIIGTPHWMAPEVIQESRYDGKVDVWALGVTAIEMAEGLPPRYAVHPMRVLFMISGEPAPMLEDKEKWSLLFHDFIAKCLTKDPRLRPTATEMLKHKFIEKCNWGASKMLPKIKKSRQIRAAMAAQTQNQQSGSESQVAQGITTQINENYGDTVPSRPKSYPLNEDGVLGKSEIGRSTEPDTGEFGTIIVHHEVGVSDEIIESPISTKPEFISGLGDISSFTHDPRRDRPIDFWVENLSGTLVAKKTDTEEKPDSQAIQEQLAPSFGFPEEIAHSDEQHSLVNNAAIPASKAKRSTLKSASISRKAFSVQDKIRSIYAAGNTVPIPFLKATDISPLALVSENVVGDSVQESSGHAALEAVKELFSGDGQSKKGRKGQNEIQLPPGVHQRLTTSPTLMNLAQALAYHKRCYEDMPLQELQAAQEKQTIQNLCETLRTILRL, from the exons ATGGCGTTCTCCCCGAGGGCGTCGTCTTCGTCCTCCCGCGGCCGCCACGGTCGGCGCTCCGATCTTTACTCCACCGTCGTTATCCATGGAGACGACGACGGCGGATCCGAACCGGATGCCGCCGCCGGGGACGACGACGAAGAGGAGGAAGCCTCTTCCCTCCCTCCCCTCCTCCAGCGCGTTCCCAAGGACTTCGGCGCCGccgtcgacgacgacgacgacgaggacgaAGGCGGCGATTTCTCTGGCACATTCATCGTGAAGCGCGATTCGCTGCTGTCTCACTCCCCCACCGCCCGCCGCACCCTCCGGTCACCGTTCTTGGATCTGAAACGTGCCAGCCCTAGGAGCAGGGGGGGCGAACAGGACGATCCTTACTCCACGTTCTTGATCCGTTCTACATCGAGGGAATCGAGCCTGAGTGAGTCCGTGTCGGGGACCGTCGTCCGCAGGACGGGCGGCGGTGGAGGTGGGTTTGGGTCACCGTTTACGAGCGGGGCGGTGGAGGAATTGAGAATGGGGGAGGGAGGAGGCTTTAGACAATCCCAATGGGAGGAGGGGAAACAGCAACATCAGCAGCAGCAGTCCCAGAGGAGGAAGGCGTCCGTGAGTTCGGTGCCTGATAGCGTTGCCAGGGAGGATCCTTCATCCAAGTATGAATTGCTCCATGAGCTAG GCAAAGGTTCTTATGGTGCAGTGTACAAAGCTAGGGATTTAAAGACTTCAGAGCTTGTTGCAGTCAAAGTGATATCCTTGACTGAAGGG GAAGAGGGTTATGAAGATATCCGTGGAGAAATTGAAATGCTGCAGCAATGTAGTCATCCAAATGTTGTCCGCTATTTTGGGAGCTACCAGGGAGAGGAATACCTATGG ATAATAATGGAATATTGTGGTGGAGGAAGCATTGCTGATTTGATGAATACTACAGAGGAGCCTCTAGATGAGAACCAAATCGCATATATATGTCGAGAAGCTTTAAAG GGGCTTTCATATTTACACTCAATTTTTAAGGTCCATAGGGACATTAAGGGTGGCAATATTTTGCTTACGGAGCAAGGAGAGGTAAAGTTGG GTGATTTTGGTGTTGCTGCCCAACTTACAAGAACGATGTCAAAACGCAACACG ATTATTGGCACTCCACATTGGATGGCTCCAGAAGTTATTCAAGAAAGTCGTTATGATGGAAAG GTAGATGTTTGGGCTCTTGGTGTCACAGCAATCGAAATGGCGGAG GGGCTACCTCCAAGATATGCGGTGCATCCAATGAGA GTGCTATTTATGATTTCCGGTGAACCTGCTCCAATGCTTGAGGACAAAGAAAAATG GTCACTTCTTTTCCATGATTTTATTGCCAAGTGCTTGACAAAAGATCCCCGGTTACGCCCTACTGCAACTGAGATGTTGAAG CACAAGTTCATTGAAAAATGTAATTGGGGAGCTTCAAAGATGTTGCCTAAGATAAAAAAATCAAGGCAAATTAGGGCAGCAATGGCTGCACAGACACAGAATCAGCAATCCGGAAGTGAAAGT CAGGTAGCGCAGGGAATAACTACACAGATTAATGAAAACTATGGAGATACTGTTCCTTCAAGGCCTAAGAGTTACCCACTTAATGAGGATGGTGTTTTAGGGAAGTCTGAAATAGGCCGTAGCACCGAACCTGATACAG gtgaatttggtaccatcatagtCCATCATGAAGTTGGAGTCAGTGATGAAATTATTGAATCCCCTATCTCTACGAAACCAGAATTCATTTCTGGACTTGGTGACATCAGTTCTTTTACTCATGATCCAAGGAGAGACAGACCCATAGATTTCTG GGTGGAAAACTTGAGTGGGACGCTTGTTGCCAAAAAGACTGATACGGAGGAGAAGCCTGATTCCCAGGCAATACAGGAACAGTTGGCGCCGTCATTTGGCTTTCCTGAGGAGATAGCACATTCAGATGAGCAACACAGCTTAGTCAACAATGCTGCAATTCCTGCCAGTAAAGCTAAGCGCAGCACCTTGAAAAGTGCAAGTATTAGCCGTAAAGCCTTTTCAGTACAAGATAAG ATCCGGTCTATCTATGCTGCTGGCAACACAGTACCCATTCCTTTTCTTAAGGCAACCGACATATCTCCTCTTGCACTTGTTTCGGAGAATGTAGTGGGGGATAGCGTGCAGGAATCAAGTGGCCATGCTGCCTTGGAGGCAGTGAAAGAACTTTTCAGTGGTGATGGACAATCTAAAAAAGGACGCAAAGGGCAAAATGAG ATCCAGCTTCCTCCAGGGGTACATCAGAGATTGACTACAAGTCCAACATTGATGAATCTAGCTCAGGCTTTAGCTTATCATAAAAG GTGCTATGAGGATATGCCTCTCCAAGAGCTTCAAGCAGCACAAGAAAAGCAGACTATTCAAAACCTTTGTGAGACGCTCCGTACAATTCTGAGGCTATAG
- the LOC135678065 gene encoding serine/threonine-protein kinase 1-like isoform X3, translated as MAFSPRASSSSSRGRHGRRSDLYSTVVIHGDDDGGSEPDAAAGDDDEEEEASSLPPLLQRVPKDFGAAVDDDDDEDEGGDFSGTFIVKRDSLLSHSPTARRTLRSPFLDLKRASPRSRGGEQDDPYSTFLIRSTSRESSLSESVSGTVVRRTGGGGGGFGSPFTSGAVEELRMGEGGGFRQSQWEEGKQQHQQQQSQRRKASVSSVPDSVAREDPSSKYELLHELGKGSYGAVYKARDLKTSELVAVKVISLTEGEEGYEDIRGEIEMLQQCSHPNVVRYFGSYQGEEYLWIIMEYCGGGSIADLMNTTEEPLDENQIAYICREALKGLSYLHSIFKVHRDIKGGNILLTEQGEVKLGDFGVAAQLTRTMSKRNTIIGTPHWMAPEVIQESRYDGKVDVWALGVTAIEMAEGLPPRYAVHPMRVLFMISGEPAPMLEDKEKWSLLFHDFIAKCLTKDPRLRPTATEMLKHKFIEKCNWGASKMLPKIKKSRQIRAAMAAQTQNQQSGSESGITTQINENYGDTVPSRPKSYPLNEDGVLGKSEIGRSTEPDTGEFGTIIVHHEVGVSDEIIESPISTKPEFISGLGDISSFTHDPRRDRPIDFWVENLSGTLVAKKTDTEEKPDSQAIQEQLAPSFGFPEEIAHSDEQHSLVNNAAIPASKAKRSTLKSASISRKAFSVQDKIRSIYAAGNTVPIPFLKATDISPLALVSENVVGDSVQESSGHAALEAVKELFSGDGQSKKGRKGQNEIQLPPGVHQRLTTSPTLMNLAQALAYHKRCYEDMPLQELQAAQEKQTIQNLCETLRTILRL; from the exons ATGGCGTTCTCCCCGAGGGCGTCGTCTTCGTCCTCCCGCGGCCGCCACGGTCGGCGCTCCGATCTTTACTCCACCGTCGTTATCCATGGAGACGACGACGGCGGATCCGAACCGGATGCCGCCGCCGGGGACGACGACGAAGAGGAGGAAGCCTCTTCCCTCCCTCCCCTCCTCCAGCGCGTTCCCAAGGACTTCGGCGCCGccgtcgacgacgacgacgacgaggacgaAGGCGGCGATTTCTCTGGCACATTCATCGTGAAGCGCGATTCGCTGCTGTCTCACTCCCCCACCGCCCGCCGCACCCTCCGGTCACCGTTCTTGGATCTGAAACGTGCCAGCCCTAGGAGCAGGGGGGGCGAACAGGACGATCCTTACTCCACGTTCTTGATCCGTTCTACATCGAGGGAATCGAGCCTGAGTGAGTCCGTGTCGGGGACCGTCGTCCGCAGGACGGGCGGCGGTGGAGGTGGGTTTGGGTCACCGTTTACGAGCGGGGCGGTGGAGGAATTGAGAATGGGGGAGGGAGGAGGCTTTAGACAATCCCAATGGGAGGAGGGGAAACAGCAACATCAGCAGCAGCAGTCCCAGAGGAGGAAGGCGTCCGTGAGTTCGGTGCCTGATAGCGTTGCCAGGGAGGATCCTTCATCCAAGTATGAATTGCTCCATGAGCTAG GCAAAGGTTCTTATGGTGCAGTGTACAAAGCTAGGGATTTAAAGACTTCAGAGCTTGTTGCAGTCAAAGTGATATCCTTGACTGAAGGG GAAGAGGGTTATGAAGATATCCGTGGAGAAATTGAAATGCTGCAGCAATGTAGTCATCCAAATGTTGTCCGCTATTTTGGGAGCTACCAGGGAGAGGAATACCTATGG ATAATAATGGAATATTGTGGTGGAGGAAGCATTGCTGATTTGATGAATACTACAGAGGAGCCTCTAGATGAGAACCAAATCGCATATATATGTCGAGAAGCTTTAAAG GGGCTTTCATATTTACACTCAATTTTTAAGGTCCATAGGGACATTAAGGGTGGCAATATTTTGCTTACGGAGCAAGGAGAGGTAAAGTTGG GTGATTTTGGTGTTGCTGCCCAACTTACAAGAACGATGTCAAAACGCAACACG ATTATTGGCACTCCACATTGGATGGCTCCAGAAGTTATTCAAGAAAGTCGTTATGATGGAAAG GTAGATGTTTGGGCTCTTGGTGTCACAGCAATCGAAATGGCGGAG GGGCTACCTCCAAGATATGCGGTGCATCCAATGAGA GTGCTATTTATGATTTCCGGTGAACCTGCTCCAATGCTTGAGGACAAAGAAAAATG GTCACTTCTTTTCCATGATTTTATTGCCAAGTGCTTGACAAAAGATCCCCGGTTACGCCCTACTGCAACTGAGATGTTGAAG CACAAGTTCATTGAAAAATGTAATTGGGGAGCTTCAAAGATGTTGCCTAAGATAAAAAAATCAAGGCAAATTAGGGCAGCAATGGCTGCACAGACACAGAATCAGCAATCCGGAAGTGAAAGT GGAATAACTACACAGATTAATGAAAACTATGGAGATACTGTTCCTTCAAGGCCTAAGAGTTACCCACTTAATGAGGATGGTGTTTTAGGGAAGTCTGAAATAGGCCGTAGCACCGAACCTGATACAG gtgaatttggtaccatcatagtCCATCATGAAGTTGGAGTCAGTGATGAAATTATTGAATCCCCTATCTCTACGAAACCAGAATTCATTTCTGGACTTGGTGACATCAGTTCTTTTACTCATGATCCAAGGAGAGACAGACCCATAGATTTCTG GGTGGAAAACTTGAGTGGGACGCTTGTTGCCAAAAAGACTGATACGGAGGAGAAGCCTGATTCCCAGGCAATACAGGAACAGTTGGCGCCGTCATTTGGCTTTCCTGAGGAGATAGCACATTCAGATGAGCAACACAGCTTAGTCAACAATGCTGCAATTCCTGCCAGTAAAGCTAAGCGCAGCACCTTGAAAAGTGCAAGTATTAGCCGTAAAGCCTTTTCAGTACAAGATAAG ATCCGGTCTATCTATGCTGCTGGCAACACAGTACCCATTCCTTTTCTTAAGGCAACCGACATATCTCCTCTTGCACTTGTTTCGGAGAATGTAGTGGGGGATAGCGTGCAGGAATCAAGTGGCCATGCTGCCTTGGAGGCAGTGAAAGAACTTTTCAGTGGTGATGGACAATCTAAAAAAGGACGCAAAGGGCAAAATGAG ATCCAGCTTCCTCCAGGGGTACATCAGAGATTGACTACAAGTCCAACATTGATGAATCTAGCTCAGGCTTTAGCTTATCATAAAAG GTGCTATGAGGATATGCCTCTCCAAGAGCTTCAAGCAGCACAAGAAAAGCAGACTATTCAAAACCTTTGTGAGACGCTCCGTACAATTCTGAGGCTATAG